The genome window GTAATTATAAATTCCATTGTACAACCACATTTCAACCACATGTGATCTCTATTTGAACTGGGTCCTCTTCAATTGAACTGGTTCACGGCATGTTTGCACCTTGACCATTGCCAAAAACATCTGAAGGCACTCTTTGGAATGAATGTTTGTTAATTTCTCTGAATCACCTGAGAAATATGGTTATTTTTATTGTAGGTTATAGTAAAGTTGCATCTCACTGAGATTCAGCAGGAACAGAATATTGTAAACTCTTTCAAAACTCCTGCATTGTTGGATCCATGAATGACATAGTTTTAGAAATGGAAGGATCGTTCCCCTTCTTCCAATGCTATACGTTTCTGAAAGGTCTCACTGCTACCATACAGCCAGAGTACATTTTAACACAGTGTTAACATAAATATCGTTGCTGGACCTAAATATTTGCCTTCCTATACTGACACCTAAGCGTAGGGAGCTCAGGTTTATATAACAAATACCACATAGAGCTTCTTTTGTATCTACATGTACTGCACAGAATTATAGCAGTATGTATCGAAAATGTGAATACTGGTATGTACATAAGTAATGTACTTGCTACCACCAGATAGTCAGAGTGCGGGTCAAACTTGGTGTGCTGCTAAAAACACATGTGTGACTCTTTGTTTTGAATCTGAGATGTTGGTGTCTTAtatatacagtcgtatgaaaacggttgggcacccctgacaatttccatgatttccatttataaataattgggtgtttggatcagcaatttcattttgatctatcaaataactgatggacacagtaatatttcagtagtgaaattaggtttattggattaacagaaaatgtgcaatatgcatcaaaacaaaattagacaggtgcataaatttggccaccccaatagaaaaatcacagcaatatttagtagagcctccttttgctaaaataactgcctctagacgcttcccatagcctctaatgagtgtctggattctggatgaaggtattttggaccattcctccttacaaaacatctccagttcagttaggtttgatggttgccgagcatggacagcccgcttcaaatcatcccacagattctcaatgatattcaggtctggggactgggatggccattccagaacattgtacttgttcctctgcataaatgcccgggtagattttgagcagtgttttgggtcgttgtcttgttgaaatatccagcgccggcgtaacttcaactttgtgactgattcttcaacattattctcaagaatctgctgatattgagtggaatGTGAGTGGAATTGAGTGGAATGCGAAcctcaactttaacaagattcccagtaccggcactggccacacagccccacagcatgatggaacccccaccaaattttactgtgggtagcaagtgtttttcttggaacgctgtgttcttttgccaccATGCATAACatcccttgttatgaccaaataactcaatctttgtttcatcagtccacagcaccttattcaaaaatgaagctggcttgtccaaatgtgcgtttgcatacctcaagcAACTCTGTGGcgtgtgtgcagaaaaggcttcttccccatcactctcccatacagcttctccttgtgcaaagtgcgctgaattgttgaacgatgcacagtgacaccatctgcagcaagatgatgttgtaggtctttggaggtggtctgtgggctgtttttgaccgttctcaccatccttcgcctctccgatattttacttggcctgccacttctggccttaacaagaactgtgcttgtggtcttccatttcctcactatgttcctcacagtggacactgacagcttaaatctctgcgatagctttttgtagccttcctctaaaccacaggtgtcaaactcattccacggggggccgagtgtctgcgggttttcgctcctcccttgtacttgattgatgaattaacatcactaattagttaggaactccccacacctggttgtctagggctttattgaaaggaaaaaccaaaaacctgcagacactaggccctccgtggaatgagtttgacacccctgctctaaaccataatgttgaacaatctttgttttcaggtcatttgagagttgttttgaggcccccatgttgccactcttcagaggagagtcaaagagaaaaacaacttgcaattggccaccttaaataccctttctcatgattggatgcacttgtctatgaagttcaaggcttaatgagctcaccaaaccaattgtgtgttccaattattcagtgctaagtagttacaggtattcaaatcaacagaatgacaagggtgcccacattttCGCATAGCCTATTgttcacatctgatttaatttcatacaacttaatattgctacactaaaaatctttgtctggacaataccccagtactcagcttttattagaaaatgaatggcatgccactgtgatcattttctgtgacgacagagtaaattattatgcagcctcagaggggtgcccaaacGTTTTCAtacaactgtatatacacacacactcagttgccagtttattaggtacacccatctagtaccgggtcggacccccccttgcctccagaacagcctgaattctctgggcatggattctacaaggtgtggcGTTCAAACTTTGTTCAATTGTGAttaagggacctaacgtgtgccaggaaaacattccccacaccattacaccactgcAACCAGCCtataccgttgacaccaggcaggaagGGGCCATGGACTCCTGCTACATACACCAAATCCTAACTCAACGTGaggcaacaggaaccgggattcatcgGACCAGGCAATATTTTTCCAcccctcaattgtccagtgttggtgatcgcgtgcccactggagccgcttcttttTGCTTTTAGCTGATATgagtggaacctggtgtggtTGTCTGtgtgcaatagcccatccgtgacaaggaccggcgagttgtgcgttccaagatgtcgttctgcacaccactgttgtactgtgctgttatttgtctgtttgtgtccCGCCTGTTAACTTGCCATTTTCCTTCGACCTTAGGTGTTTAGAGGCTGTTAAGGAGACTGAACCATGGAGTACTGTTTCTTCTGGTCTAGACTACTTTCAGAGGGAGAAACAAACAACTTGTAAAAtactgaacttcccctttaatatTCATCAAGTAGTTCAATGGATAAAGGCACTGTGCAAAATAATTTTCTCTCCTGGTCTTGATTGTCACATATTCAGTACATTCCTTTTTTTATTCTGACGTACACAGCACACATGGGGGTGTACATTTTCCTCACATTATAGCGTTCAACATTTTGCACTGACACAATCTAACAAAAATACCTTAATTGGCGGGCACAAAAAACAAAAATTACATATTTCTACCAGATTGGAAATGATCAAATATTGTATAACATGTCTAAAATCtgttaaaataaaacaaaatcttAAACGCAATGACCCTCACTGACTGATCCCTACTgaacattattttaaaaaaaaatcaatataCTTCAAAGAAACTTCcaaaaacaaattccaaatgTGTTCACTGAAGCAGACTTGATGAAAATGTATTTAGCACATTTCTAAAAGGTGTATACCGTTATATACTGTAACGTTTCGTGGGAACTTGATGCTCATATATGGACAGACTGACACTGTTAGCCCCCATAATTCCCTGATACAGTCCTGACCTAAGTCCAATAGCTTGTTTAAAGAACCATGGACTGACATTGTTTCCGTCTAGCTGTTGCAGTGTTGTTTATCCAAAGTTCCACTGTCTGTTGTTGTCGATGTCCGCTGATGTGATGGAGGACAGCAGTAGTAGTACATGCCTGTGTTGCAGTGGTCCGTGACTGTGACGACTGGCTGCGGGGCCATCAGAGGTTGGCTGACCCTGCTGAGGGTAAACAAATACAGAGGTCAGGGTTGGAAGGTTTCAACCTAGTCTTCCTTATAGGGATTTGTTACTTACCGTTTCCtcctccccttagacaggtcCCAAAATGTTCTCAATCTGTTCCACTCTTCCTGTCATGTCAGCTAGTGAGAAGAGTAAAGGCAATTCTTTTTCATGGTAAAACATTAGGATTAAGCTAACAACTTGAATAAAAGGTTAATAAACAGTTACATCTGGAAAAACTCATTTGTAACCTTCTTTtttcatatacatatatatatatttttttacaattgaTCTACAACATCAGATTATCCAGTTGACAAAGTAGCATTTGCTTCCACAAATCTAAACCGCATAATGTCATGGTAGATCATGCAACCCAGCCCATCAATCATAAAGGCATTCAAGATAACCCATTAATTACTTTGAAGGAGGCATACCACTGAGTCTTCAGCCTATATTGAGTGTTGCGGTCAGTTATTTTCCTACTGTGAACTAACAGAAAGGATATGTCTGGCAGTGATCTCCTGGAGGGCggcctgtgtctgcatctggaaAGCCAGTCTGGCTTCACACTTACAAgggtcctccaccaccaccaccttcatcTCTTCATGTTGGGACAGAGCAATATGTCACGTTAGTGTTAAAGATTACATCatgtatgtacatacagttgaagtcggaagttgacatacaggttggagtcattaaaactcgtttttcaaccactccacaaatttcttattaatatagttttgacaagtcggttaggacatctactttgtacatgacacaagtcctttttccaacaattgtttacagacagattatttcactgtatcacaattccagtgggtcagacatttacgtacactaagttgactgtgcctttaaacagcttggaaaattccagaaaatgatgtcatggcgttagaagctgattgactcaaatgatgtcaattagcctattggaggtttacctgtggatgtatttcaaggcctaccttcaaactcggtgcctctttgcttgacatcatgggaaaatcaaaagaaaatcagccaagacctcagaaaaaaaattgtagacctccacaagtctggttcatccttgggagcaatttccaaacgcctgaagataacatgttcatctgtacaaacaatagtttgcaagtataaacaccatgggaccacgcagctgtcataccgctcaggaaggagatgcgttctgtctcctagagataaacgtactttggtgcgaaaagtgcaaatcaatcccagaacaacagcaaaggaccttgtgaagatgctggaggaaaccggcacaaaggtatctatatccacagtaaaacaagttctatataacctgaaaggccgctcagcaaggaagaagccactgctccaaaacagccataaaaaagccagactacggtttgcaactgcacatggggacaaagatcgtactttttggagaaatgtcctctggtctgatgaaagaaaaatagaactgtttggccataatgaccatcgttatgtttggaggaaaaagggggaagcttgcaagccgaagaacaccatcccaaccgtgaagcacgggggtggcagcatcatgttgtggtggtgctttcctgcaggagggactggtgcacttcacaaaatagatggcatcatgaagtagGAAAATTatattgatatattgaagcaacatctcaagacatcagtcaggaagttaaagcttggtcgcaaatgggtcttccaaatggacaatgacctcaagcatacttccaaagttgtggcaaaatggcttaaggacaacaaagtcaaggtattggagtggccatcacaaagccctgacctcaatcctatagaaaatttgtgagcagaactgaaaaaattgtgtgcgagcaaggaggactacaaaccttactcagttacaccagctctgtcaaaaggaatgggccaaaattcacccaacttattgtgggaagcttgtggaagtctacctgaaacgtttgacccaagttaaacaatttaaaggcaatgctaccaaatactaattgagtgcatgtaaacatttgacccactgggaatgtgatgaaagaaataagctgaaataaatatttttctatactattattctgacatttcaaattcttaaaataaagtggtgatcctaactgacctaaaacagggaatttttactcattaaatctcaggaattgtgaaaaactgaggttaaatgtatttggctaaggtgtatttaaacttccaacttcaactgtacagtagaTAACACCACACAGAAGGAGCCTCTCACTCAATACCTCCCAACTAATGTTGTTATACTGTTGAGTTCCATATACTAGTTGGGCTTGCAATTTTTCTTCTACagaccagggttgtgttcagtagagtaCATCGTAGCAAAAGGTGTTTTGCACTGGAAAATAAATGTGTTCTTATTGGACTAGATCAGGTAGTGCCTGGAACATTTTCTCCCTACTAAACATGACCATGTATAAGTACTTTACCTAGGTTCAACTGATCCTCTTTAATAGCAGTAGACATAACCAAAAACTAATCCCTTACCTATCCTGGTTTTGCGCTCGTGTTCTCTAGTAGGCAAGACAGACAGCACAGAGAGTTTGGTGCCATTTGCATGGCCATGACAGGAACACAATGCTATGACAACGTTGAAGCAACCTAGCGAGTGTTACAAAGTGTTCGGCAAATGGAAAACCAACGGTGTATCAAGTAGTAATATTGATTGTGCACCAGTTGGATTTTAAAAGCTGAATGAAGACTTATCATGCATGTGCTGCTTATAAGAAAACTAACAAATTAGAGACCTTCTGTGATCACCATCCATAACGGGTCGAGCATCTGAGCATACTCAATATAAAGTTCAAATTATATAAAGGAGGCATATTTAGAATACAACCACAGTTAGCCCACTGACTCTTACGTTTCAGAGTACATGTTTTCTGGTCCAGGTTCAAGATATAGCCCTTCCGACACTTGCAGTGATGGGACGCGTTGCTGCTGACACATATGTGCTCACAGTCGTGTCCCATGGCACAGGGGTCCACACCTGGAATAAGCCGGGGTTAATGGAAGGCGCTGACAAGCTAGCAGCATGGGTAAAATTTCATAGGCTGGCATCATATTTGGAACTGTTATAGTTTGTACGCATAAGGATTCTGTCTAAGTCAAGGTGATCTGGGGTAGTACTCTGAAGCCATACTATCAAACATACTTACCTCACTGTATGTAATGATGGTCATTTATAAATCATTTATTCAATTTCATTCCTGGATGGCAATTTGATAGAAACGCTCATTTCAAAGTGAAGATACCATAACAAACTTAAGTAGGATAACATGTTTTaagtatatatacacattttgccatagccTGTTTGATGAAATTGTGGATGCAAAGGACACTTGTATTATCTGAGTTCCAGTGGCAATATTTACAAGCTTCAAAAAGCTGTATGGAAGTATATATTGACATAGTGCCAGCTATACACTGTAACTGGAAAGCTGTTGGACCATACACCTTCAATGCAACTCAGCCAAGGTCCTTTGCAAACATAGTGGGGAGGTTTACGTGTCTGACTCTGGGAACATGTTTTCTTGTCCGTGTTCAAGAGATACCCCTCCCGACACTCGCAGTGATAGgagttgttgctgctgctgctaacaCACATGTCCTCACAGTCGTGTCCCATGTCACAGGGGTCCCAACCTGGAATAAGTCGGGGTTAAGTGAAGCCGCCATCAAGCTACACATAAAGCAGCATGGGTACAATTTCATAGGCTGATAAGTTTGGAACGGTTATAGCTTGTATGCATTCAAAAGTGATCTGAAGAAGCCATATTATCAAACATACTTACCATATAGAAACACTGGTTGTTTATAAACCATTTATAATCTAATTTCTCTAAGAAAATGTCATTTCTGTATATAGTATAAATAGCATAACAAGTATAGATACCATAGCAAACTAAACTAAGACATGTTTTTGAGCATATGCATGTAAGTGCAGAAGGTATACACATTTTTCCATAGCCTGTTTGATGAAATTGTAGACGCAAAAGACTGTTTGTGGTATTGTCTGAGTTCCAAGCTTCAAAAAGGTGTATGGAAGTATATCAATAGACTATTGAAATAAGGCCAGCTATACACTGAAAGCCACCTAATGTGACTGGAAAGCTGGTGGACCATACACCAACTCAGTCAAGGTCCATTGCAAACATAGAAGGGGGAATGttaacataaaaaataaatacattttaaaaacaatatTAAAATGTACACAACATTCAAGTTTAAATAAATATTAGAATGTTATGAAAAAAAGTAAATTTAATATTCAAAATGACTGAAGGTTTTAGAACAGTATTCTGATCATTTTAAACAAAGCAGTACGATTGACAGATTCAAAGCGATCTCTGTGTGGCATGATGCTTTGATTTCTCCTTGGTCAATCATTAATGAGCAGTTACCTCTTCGATCACCTTGCAATTGTTGAAGGACCATCCTGTCTGTTACTAAAAAAGTGAGGAACCATACCTGACTGTTCACTAGAGACCAAGATTGGCCAAAACTCTTGGGGcaggtttcccagacccagattaagcctagtcctggactaagagGCACTTTCAATAGAGATTCTccattaaaatagatttttaatCTGGGACTAGGTTTAATCTAAATGTGGGGAACCAGCCCAGAGTAGACCAAATGGCCAAACTACTTTCCAATTGAGCTGGAATCTAGTACCAGGGTATATAAACCTTTAATCCATGTGAGGTCTCCCTACACATTCTCAGACTAAAACCAAGGTTTAAGGTTTAGActagtctcctcctcctccaccctgctCAGTCATACCACACAGGGTCTCCCTGAATTTGGAGGTGAGCTTCTCGATGACGCCGTAGGTCTCCACGTAGAACACGTGGTCTTCCAGAGGGTTGCTGGCCATCAGCCGCAAAGAGGTCATGTCGGCTCGGTCCACCCCCACCGCGTAGATCTCGATGCCGGACCCCCGGGCAGCCGCTGACACCTCCTCCACCTGGTCCTGAGGACGCCCGTCTGTCACGATGATGGCCACCTTGGCGATGTTCTTCGACTTTGGCCGGGCGCCTGACTCTTCGGTGAAGGCCTCGGTCATGG of Salvelinus namaycush isolate Seneca chromosome 29, SaNama_1.0, whole genome shotgun sequence contains these proteins:
- the matn3a gene encoding matrilin-3a isoform X3, giving the protein MKSLFGSLVYCLFLFVSDVYGTYRLNGFDPQQVTAQSYAQHRNIALPPLRTLAPSATDNSCRSRPLDLVFIIDSSRSVRPGEFEKVKIFLADMVDTLDVGPEATRVAVVNYASTVKIEFLLKAHLNKPNMKQAITRIEPLAAGTMTGLAIKSAMTEAFTEESGARPKSKNIAKVAIIVTDGRPQDQVEEVSAAARGSGIEIYAVGVDRADMTSLRLMASNPLEDHVFYVETYGVIEKLTSKFRETLCGVDPCAMGHDCEHICVSSNASHHCKCRKGYILNLDQKTCTLKQMKVVVVEDPCKCEARLAFQMQTQAALQEITARLADMTGRVEQIENILGPV